The Fundidesulfovibrio magnetotacticus genome includes the window CCCGCGCCGCCCCGGCGACCCGCCGGGCCTCTACGCCCGCGCCGACAAGGCCTGCGAACTGCTGGGCTGGAAGCCTCAATTCGGCGACGTGGAGACCATCGTGGGCACCGCCTGGAAGTGGCACGAGAAGCACAGGTAGGGCGTAATCCGGCTCCCCTTCGACCCCGAGCGGCCGCGTAGGCCCCGCTGCGGTCGCGCGCGGCCTGGTGGAGTGCGATATCACGGCCTGTCTGGGCGGAACCCAGTGAAGCGAAACCCCTTCGGGCGAGTCCCGGAGGGGTTTCGCCGCCCATGGAGGGCGGGAACGGTGCAAGATGCGTCCGCGCGGCTGGCCTCTTCGCATCCGGAGCCCCCAACCCACGAGAACCTTTGACCCCGGCGCGCACTCTGTTATGGTGACCCGGACTCTTTTGGTTCCAACCGCCGTCGACGGAGGCCCCGCATGAAGGAAGAAAAGCTCGCCGCGCGCGGCGTGGATCTCTCCAGCATCCGCAACAAGAACGAGGGGAGGGTGGCCAGAATCCTGGAGGAAATCCTGGGCGAGGAGGCCGAGCCCCTCGACTCCCTGGACATCCAGGACATCTACGCCCTGGCCCTGAACCTCCTGCCCGCGCGCTACCGCCAGCAGGGCTCCATCGTGCTCTCGGAGCCGGTCAAGGACGCGCACATCGAGTCGGCCATCCGACGGGCCATGCGCTCCGTGAAGGAACGGCCCGGCCACTGAGCCCGGGCGGCTCCCCCCCCCTCGGCCGGACTGAAGGACCCGCGCCCGAATCCGCCGGGGCGCGGGGGCGAAAAACGTCCATGCGCCACCAGGAGGCCGACGGAACGCTCCGGAACGGCGCGACTGCCGCCGTGTAGGCCCGTGGCGAAGCGTTCGGGCCGGGAGGGCGGCCTCCGCGAGGCGTTTCCAGGCCTGCGCGCCGCTCCGACTCCAGCCTGCCGAGCGGCTTGCCACGAAAATAACGCTTTCAATTCGGACTGATTCTGGTAGAGAAAGAGCCGAAACTCCCACTATCGTTCAGGAGGGATCCCCAATGGCCCAGGAAGCTTCCGTCGCCCCCAAGGAGCGCGTGAACATCGTCTACAAGCCCGCAACGGGCGATGCCAAGGAAGAGGTCGAACTTCCGCTCAAGCTTCTCGTGCTCGGCGATTTCACCAATCGCCCCGACGACCGCACCGTGGAGAACCGCGACCCCATAAGCGTCGACAAGGACAACTTCGACGACGTGCTCAAAGCCCAGAACATCGAGCTGAACATCTCCGTGCCCAACAAGGTCTCGGGGAAGGACGGCGACGAAATGGGCGTGAAGCTCAAATTCGACAAACTCAAGGACTTCGAGCCCGACGCCATCGTGGCCAAGGTGCCGGAGTTGCAAAAGCTCATGGAACTGCGCGAGGCCCTGAAGGCCCTCAAAGGCCCACTCTCCAACGTGCCCGAGTTCCGCAAGAAGGTGCAGGAGATGGTGCAGGACCCGGCGCTGCGCGACAGGCTGCTCAAGGAACTGGGGGTCAACGCCTAGGCGCGGGGACCATTCCGCCGTTTTGCATGCCGGACGTCCGGCAAGGCCTTTCAAGGAGGACCACAGATGGCTGACGAAGCGACCCAGGCCCAGGAAGCGCCGGCCCAGGCACAGGCGGCCGCGGCCGATTCCTCGCTTTTGGACGATATCGTCGAGGCGACCAAGCTCAAGCCCTCGGACGACGCCTTTTCCACCACCAAGCAGGGCCTTCAGGCCTTCCTGGAGGAACTGGTCAAGCCCGAGCGCTCCGGCGCGCGCGTCTCCGGCGCGCTCGTGGACGACATGATCTCCCAGCTCGACCAGAAGCTCTCCAGCCAGGTCAATGAGATCATGCACAATCAGGACTTCCGCAAGCTCGAAAGCTCCTGGCGCTCCCTCAAATACCTGGTGATGCACACCGACTTCCGCGAGAACGTCCGGTTGCAGTTCATCAACGCCACCAAGGAAGACCTGCTCTCGGACTTCGAGGACGCCCCCGAGGTGGTAAAGTCCGGGCTCTACAAACAGGTCTACACGGCCGAATACGGCCAGTTCGGCGGCCAGCCCTTCGGGGCCATGATCGCCAACTACGAGTTCGGTGCCGGACCCCAGGACGTGAAGCTCCTGCAATACTGCGCCTCCGTGGCCTCCATGGCCCACGCGCCCTTCATCGCCGCCGCCGGGCCGCAGATGTTCGGCATCGAGAAGTGGGAGGACCTGCCCAACCTCAAGGACCTCCAGTCCATCTTCGAGATGCCCCAGTACACCAAGTGGAACTCCCTGCGCGAATCCGAAGACGCCCGCTATCTGGGGCTCACCCTGCCGCGCTTCCTGCTGCGCCTGCCCTTCGGGCCGGACACCGCGCCGACCAAGTCGTTCAACTTCAAGGAAGACACCTCCGGCGGCGACGACGACTTCTGCTGGGGCAACGCGGCCTTCGCCTTCGCCTCGCGCCTTACCGACTCCTTCGCCAAATACCGCTGGTGCGCCAACATCATCGGCCCCCAGGGCGGCGGCGCGGTGGAAGACCTGCCCCTCTACCAGTACGAGGCCATGGGCGAGATCCAGACCAAGATCCCCACCCAGGTGCTCATCAGCGAACGCCGGGAGTTCGAGCTGGCCGAACAGGGCTTCATCGCCCTCACCATGCGCAAGAACTCCGACAACGCGGCCTTCTTCTCCGCCAACTCCGTGCAGAAGCCCAAGTATTTCGGCATCTCCAAGGAAGGCAAGGAGGCCGAGCTCAACTACAAGCTCTCCACCCAGCTGCCCTACATGTTCATCATGAACCGCCTGGCGCACTACATCAAGGTGATCCAGCGCGAGAACATCGGCACCTGGAAGGAACGCTCCGACCTGGAAGACGAACTGAACAAGTGGATCAGCCAGTATGTGACGGAAATGGACAACCCCGCCCCAAGCGTGCGTTCCCGCAGGCCGTTGCGCATGGCCAAGATCGAAGTGCACGACGTGGAAGGGGATCCAGGATTCTATTCCGTCACCCTGCTGGCAAGGCCGCACTTCAAGTACATGGGCGCTTCGTTCACCCTGTCCTTGGTCGGCAAGCTCGATAAGAAATAAACCTGCATCAACACGGAGGTCTCGACATGGCTCTTACCGGTTACATGAAGGTCACGGGCAAGACTCAGGGACAGATCAAGGGCGATTGCGATCAGTCCGACTCCAAGAAGAAGGACACCATGCTGGTCTACCAGACCAACCACAACGTGGAAATCCCCAAGGACACCCACACCGGTCTGCCCACCGGCCAGCGCATCCACCATCCCTTCACCGTGACCGTGCACAAGAACCCCGGCTCGCCCAAGATGGCCCAGGCCTGCTGCAAGGGCGAACAGTGCACCGTGGAGATCAACTACTTCCGCATCAAACCCGACGGAAAGGAAGAGAACTACTACACCGTGAAGATGGAAGACGCCATCATCGTCACCATGCGGGAATACACCCCCATGACCTTCCTTCCCGACAACAAGCCCTTCCACGACATGGAAGAGTTCAGCTTCACCTACTCCAAGATCACCTGGACCTACAACGACGGCAACATCGAATACACCGACGACTGGAAGGGCGCGTAAAGCGCTTCCCGGACCGGCGGCCCAAGCGGGCCGCCGGAGCCGGGCTGTCCCACCGGGAGGCCCCATGAACGACGACGCGGCCGATCTGGCCCCGCTGAAAGACCCCATCCAGGATCCCCTCAAGGACCCCATCGTCAACCCCCTCGTGGACCCCATCACCGGGCTCCCCGAGGAATAGGCCTTCGCCCGGCGCTGCCCGCAACCGCGCGGCAGCGCCCCGCGCAGGCGGCGGTCGCGGACCCGGCTCACCGGCGCGGCGTCCGGCCGGGGCGGCAGCGCCGTCCCTTCGCCGTCGGCACGATCGGCTTGGCGGTTTGGCAGGCAACCGCAGCGAAGTGCGGCAGGGAGCAGGGCGGCTCTCAAGCCCCTCTCCGAGGGGCCGCCAAACCTCGGACGCGGGCCCGGACTCCGGCCCCGCCGCATCAATCCTTCCGCGCGAGGTGTCCCATGGCCGAGAGCGCATCCTTCTTCGACGACGTTGAACCAGCAGACAGCCTCTACCGGCTGCCGCCGGATCCCCTGTGCGATCCCGTCTACGCTCCCCCCGGCGCCGAGTCGGCAGCCGCTCCCGAGCCCGGCGCGGCGGCGCAGTCCGGACAGGCAGCCCCGGCCGGGGCCGCAAAGGCCTGAGCGGCCGCGCACCCCGCGACAGGATAGACCGGCCTGGGCCGATGTGTCCGCTCCAGTGCACGGAGAGCGTCGTCCCGCTCCCGGACGGACCGGCCTGAAGCCATGTGCCCGACCCACTGAACGACGAGCGACTTCCCGCGCTTGCCTGGCCCGGCCCGCGCGGCCAGCGCCAGGGCGCGGCTTCGGCGGCGGTCGGCCCGCGAGGGCAGGGCGTCCCGCCAGGCGTCCGTTTCGTCTCCCAGTTCAGGGCGCGTTCGCCGCGCGGGGAAAGCCGGGGAGATGCGCACCCAGGCGGAACGCTGGCAAAGCCCTCATCCCCTCAGCCCGGCGGGCAGCCTGATGCGGCCCTCGCGGGCCAGCCTCAGCGCTGCGGCCAGCACATCGCGTTGCGCGCTCCGCACATCCCGGAGCAGTACCCGGCCCATGCCGTTCACGTCCTCGCGAACCATTTGGTAGGCCCGTTCGCTCAGGTTCCGGCGGCACTTTTCGCGCAGGGCGTCTCCCGCGACGGCCAGGCTCTGGGTCAGCTCCTCGTTGCTGACCTCCTTGAGCAGCTCGCGGAAATCCTCGTCCGCGAGGTCGGCCAGCACGTCCACAGGAGCGGTCAGCAGGGTCAAGGCGCTCCCGGTCAATCCGGGACGCGCCTCCCTCGCGGCGGCCAGGAGCCGCACGCGGTCCGCCCGTCCCAGGCCGTCGAGCAGGGCCGACACGACCCAGGGACGGGCCCGCCCCCTCTCCGCCGGGTCGCCCGGCGCCTCCGCGAGATCCCGGGCCTCCAGTGCGAAATCCGCCAAAACGCCAGCCTGGACCGGCAACGCGAGCATCCCGAAAACCTGCTCCCCGCCGAGCCCAAGTGAAGAGGCAAGAGCCTCACCCACGCACCTGGGGCACTCGCGCCCGCCTGTTTCAAACAGCGCGTCGCGCCACGCGCTCACGCCGCAGGCCTGTCCGGCCGCTTCCCACGCGGCGCACCGCTCGCCCGTACAAGCGGCGCGCAGCAGCGGGCAGCACCTCGCGCCGTCCGTCTCCAGGCCGGGGGGCAGGGCCGCGCACGGCAACGGTTCGAGCCCGCTGAAGGCGGCTGAGAAGCCGGGCAGGTGCAGGCTCAGGCCTCCGTCCTCGCTGAGAAGCGCGGCCCGCTCCAGGGCGTCCCCGGCCAGGGCCAGGACCCCGGGCATGAAAACGGGGGATGCGCGGCGCGCGGCTTCCATGTCCCGGGACGTTGCCGCCGGGGCGGCCGCAAGCAGCGGCGCGCAATCCGCGTCGTCCAGGAGAACGGCCAGGCTTTCCAGTTCGTCGGGGCGGCAGGCGGCCACGAAGGTTTGCGCCGCATCGCCCCGCAGGAACCGGAAATCCCAGATTTCCCAGAAGGTCGAGGCGGCAGCCCGGCGGGGCATGCCGATGGCCTGGAGGGCTGTCGGCCCGAGCCGGTCCATCAGCCGGGCCAGCCTGTGGAAGGTCCGGCGCGGGTCGAGCCCCAGGCGTTCATCCAGGGTGGGGACGAAGCGCCGGGCGGCGTCTGCAACGATTTCGGCGTCCCCGGCAGGCCTGCCCGCGAGCGCCGCCGCGCTCCACGCGGGCGGGGCGCAGAGCAGCAGGCGGGCCAGAGCGGAAAACCCCTCGCCGGGGCGTGGAGACGGGGAGGGCAAGGCGCCAAGGAGCGCGACGCCTGCAAGGCAGTGCCGCGCCACGCAGCCCGGGCCGCCGCCGTTCCCGGCGGACCAGAACAGGCAGCCGCTTCCCCGGCAGGGACCGTTCAAAAAACGACAGGAGGCTCCGCCGCCGTCGGCCTGGGAATGCTGAAAAATGCCTGGCATGGACGTCTCCTGAAATGAGTTT containing:
- a CDS encoding late competence development ComFB family protein → MKEEKLAARGVDLSSIRNKNEGRVARILEEILGEEAEPLDSLDIQDIYALALNLLPARYRQQGSIVLSEPVKDAHIESAIRRAMRSVKERPGH
- the tssB gene encoding type VI secretion system contractile sheath small subunit, translating into MAQEASVAPKERVNIVYKPATGDAKEEVELPLKLLVLGDFTNRPDDRTVENRDPISVDKDNFDDVLKAQNIELNISVPNKVSGKDGDEMGVKLKFDKLKDFEPDAIVAKVPELQKLMELREALKALKGPLSNVPEFRKKVQEMVQDPALRDRLLKELGVNA
- the tssC gene encoding type VI secretion system contractile sheath large subunit; this translates as MADEATQAQEAPAQAQAAAADSSLLDDIVEATKLKPSDDAFSTTKQGLQAFLEELVKPERSGARVSGALVDDMISQLDQKLSSQVNEIMHNQDFRKLESSWRSLKYLVMHTDFRENVRLQFINATKEDLLSDFEDAPEVVKSGLYKQVYTAEYGQFGGQPFGAMIANYEFGAGPQDVKLLQYCASVASMAHAPFIAAAGPQMFGIEKWEDLPNLKDLQSIFEMPQYTKWNSLRESEDARYLGLTLPRFLLRLPFGPDTAPTKSFNFKEDTSGGDDDFCWGNAAFAFASRLTDSFAKYRWCANIIGPQGGGAVEDLPLYQYEAMGEIQTKIPTQVLISERREFELAEQGFIALTMRKNSDNAAFFSANSVQKPKYFGISKEGKEAELNYKLSTQLPYMFIMNRLAHYIKVIQRENIGTWKERSDLEDELNKWISQYVTEMDNPAPSVRSRRPLRMAKIEVHDVEGDPGFYSVTLLARPHFKYMGASFTLSLVGKLDKK
- the tssD gene encoding type VI secretion system tube protein TssD; this encodes MALTGYMKVTGKTQGQIKGDCDQSDSKKKDTMLVYQTNHNVEIPKDTHTGLPTGQRIHHPFTVTVHKNPGSPKMAQACCKGEQCTVEINYFRIKPDGKEENYYTVKMEDAIIVTMREYTPMTFLPDNKPFHDMEEFSFTYSKITWTYNDGNIEYTDDWKGA
- a CDS encoding FliG C-terminal domain-containing protein — its product is MPGIFQHSQADGGGASCRFLNGPCRGSGCLFWSAGNGGGPGCVARHCLAGVALLGALPSPSPRPGEGFSALARLLLCAPPAWSAAALAGRPAGDAEIVADAARRFVPTLDERLGLDPRRTFHRLARLMDRLGPTALQAIGMPRRAAASTFWEIWDFRFLRGDAAQTFVAACRPDELESLAVLLDDADCAPLLAAAPAATSRDMEAARRASPVFMPGVLALAGDALERAALLSEDGGLSLHLPGFSAAFSGLEPLPCAALPPGLETDGARCCPLLRAACTGERCAAWEAAGQACGVSAWRDALFETGGRECPRCVGEALASSLGLGGEQVFGMLALPVQAGVLADFALEARDLAEAPGDPAERGRARPWVVSALLDGLGRADRVRLLAAAREARPGLTGSALTLLTAPVDVLADLADEDFRELLKEVSNEELTQSLAVAGDALREKCRRNLSERAYQMVREDVNGMGRVLLRDVRSAQRDVLAAALRLAREGRIRLPAGLRG